The following are encoded in a window of Lacinutrix sp. WUR7 genomic DNA:
- a CDS encoding carbohydrate kinase, producing the protein MKNIVCFGEVLWDVFPTHKKIGGAPLNVALRLQSLGNQVYIISKIGDDANGRKIVFHVIENHLNTENLQIDNTFKTGDVQVTLNDKGSASYVIEFPRAWDYIELTEATKTATKNADAFIFGSLVTRNSTSKNTLYALLKLAKYKIFDVNLRAPFYTTEVLNHLMLQADFIKFNDDEIMEISRNNNFNSEILEENIKFITEHTNTKSICVTKGSQGAILYYNNTFYYNSGYAIQVVDTVGAGDSFLATLINKLLNQDNPQEAIDFACAVGALVAGSEGANPVISKEDILKFINSKDIFCDE; encoded by the coding sequence ATGAAAAATATAGTTTGTTTTGGAGAAGTGCTATGGGATGTTTTTCCCACACATAAAAAAATTGGTGGTGCTCCTCTAAATGTTGCTTTACGTTTACAATCATTAGGAAACCAAGTTTATATAATTAGTAAAATTGGTGACGATGCCAATGGGAGAAAAATAGTTTTTCATGTAATAGAGAACCATTTAAATACAGAAAATCTACAAATAGATAATACGTTTAAAACAGGAGACGTACAGGTAACTCTTAATGATAAAGGTTCTGCTTCTTATGTCATAGAATTTCCAAGAGCTTGGGATTATATTGAATTGACAGAAGCTACAAAAACAGCAACAAAAAATGCAGATGCTTTTATTTTTGGAAGCTTAGTAACAAGAAATAGCACTTCAAAAAATACCTTATATGCGCTTTTAAAACTAGCGAAGTACAAAATATTCGATGTAAACTTAAGAGCTCCTTTTTATACTACAGAAGTCTTAAACCATTTAATGCTTCAAGCAGATTTTATTAAGTTTAATGATGATGAAATTATGGAGATTAGTAGAAATAACAACTTCAATTCAGAAATATTAGAAGAAAACATAAAATTTATAACAGAACATACAAATACAAAATCTATTTGTGTAACCAAAGGTAGTCAAGGCGCTATTTTGTATTATAATAATACGTTCTATTACAATAGTGGTTATGCTATTCAAGTTGTAGATACCGTTGGTGCTGGTGATTCCTTTTTGGCTACATTAATAAATAAATTACTAAATCAAGACAATCCACAAGAAGCTATAGATTTTGCTTGTGCAGTTGGTGCTTTAGTAGCAGGAAGTGAAGGTGCAAACCCTGTAATAAGCAAAGAAGACATCCTGAAATTTATAAATTCTAAAGATATTTTTTGTGACGAATAA
- a CDS encoding type 1 glutamine amidotransferase domain-containing protein, whose translation MNVLFVLTSHDKLGDTGKKTGFWVEEFASPYYTLLDKGATITLATPKGGAAPIDPSSDSPDAATEATKRFNNDAEAKALIANTKKLEDINADDYDAVFYPGGHGPLWDLANDATSIALIEKFNTQKKPIAFVCHAPAALKDVKNEDGTRLVKGKKVTGFSNTEETQVGLTEVVPILVEDMLIENGAFYSNADAWQAYAIQDGNLITGQNPASSELVAEKLLESLK comes from the coding sequence ATGAACGTATTATTTGTATTAACATCTCATGATAAATTAGGAGATACAGGAAAAAAAACAGGATTTTGGGTGGAAGAATTTGCAAGCCCATATTATACATTATTAGATAAAGGAGCAACTATTACTTTGGCAACACCAAAAGGAGGAGCTGCACCAATTGACCCAAGTAGCGATTCTCCAGATGCTGCAACAGAAGCTACAAAACGTTTTAATAACGATGCGGAAGCTAAAGCGCTTATTGCAAACACCAAGAAATTAGAAGATATAAACGCAGATGATTATGATGCTGTATTTTACCCAGGAGGTCATGGACCATTATGGGATTTAGCAAACGATGCTACTTCTATTGCTTTAATTGAAAAATTCAATACGCAGAAAAAACCTATTGCTTTTGTATGTCATGCGCCAGCTGCATTAAAAGATGTGAAAAACGAAGATGGTACACGTTTAGTAAAAGGCAAAAAAGTAACTGGATTTTCTAATACCGAAGAAACGCAAGTTGGTTTAACAGAAGTTGTGCCAATTTTAGTGGAAGATATGCTAATTGAAAATGGTGCCTTCTACTCTAACGCAGACGCTTGGCAAGCTTATGCTATTCAAGATGGAAACTTAATTACTGGACAAAACCCAGCATCTTCTGAGTTAGTAGCTGAAAAATTATTAGAAAGTTTAAAGTAA
- a CDS encoding iron-containing alcohol dehydrogenase, with amino-acid sequence MNNFEFKNPTKIIFGKDTIKKVKEEIPQDAKVLLLYGGGSIKKNGIYDQVKTALADVDVTEFGGIPANPEYATLLKALQVIKDKNITYLLAVGGGSVIDGTKFLSAAAVYDGDTPWDILTKNIRTEKGMPFGVVLTIPATGSEMNSGAVITRSETKEKLAMGGPGLFPQFSILDPEVITSIPQRQLANGLTDAFTHVLEQYLTYPTGALLQDRFAESILQTIIEVAPKVLKDPTDYQAASNFMWSCTMALNGLIQKGVPGDWAVHAIGHELTALFGIDHARTLAVIAPSHYKFNFEDKKEKLAQYGERVWNITKGSTDDKAYAAIEKTVDFFHELGIDTKLSDYTKDYEGTAEKIKQRFIDRGWMGLGEHQSLSPDKVEKIVKMAY; translated from the coding sequence ATGAACAATTTTGAATTTAAAAATCCAACCAAAATTATTTTTGGAAAGGATACCATAAAAAAAGTAAAAGAAGAAATCCCTCAAGATGCCAAAGTATTATTACTTTATGGTGGAGGAAGTATTAAGAAAAACGGTATTTACGACCAAGTGAAGACTGCTTTAGCAGATGTGGATGTTACAGAGTTTGGCGGTATTCCTGCAAACCCAGAATACGCAACATTACTTAAAGCGTTACAAGTTATTAAAGACAAAAACATCACATATTTATTGGCAGTTGGTGGTGGTTCTGTTATTGATGGTACTAAATTTTTATCTGCAGCTGCAGTATACGATGGAGATACACCATGGGATATTTTAACTAAAAATATTAGAACCGAAAAAGGTATGCCTTTTGGAGTGGTTTTAACCATTCCAGCAACAGGATCTGAAATGAATTCTGGTGCTGTTATTACAAGATCAGAAACAAAGGAAAAATTAGCAATGGGCGGACCTGGTTTATTCCCTCAGTTTTCCATTTTAGATCCGGAAGTCATTACTTCTATTCCGCAACGTCAATTAGCAAATGGTTTAACCGATGCTTTTACACACGTTTTAGAACAATATTTGACTTATCCAACAGGAGCATTATTACAAGATCGTTTTGCAGAAAGCATTTTACAAACCATTATTGAAGTCGCTCCTAAGGTATTAAAAGATCCTACAGATTATCAAGCTGCCTCCAACTTTATGTGGAGTTGTACGATGGCTCTAAACGGATTAATTCAAAAAGGAGTACCCGGAGATTGGGCTGTACATGCTATCGGACATGAGTTAACTGCTCTATTTGGTATTGACCATGCACGTACCTTAGCTGTAATTGCACCTAGTCATTACAAGTTTAATTTTGAAGATAAAAAAGAAAAATTAGCACAATATGGGGAACGTGTTTGGAATATTACGAAAGGTAGTACAGACGACAAAGCTTATGCTGCAATTGAAAAAACAGTAGACTTTTTCCATGAATTAGGTATCGATACAAAGCTATCAGATTATACTAAAGATTATGAAGGAACTGCTGAGAAAATCAAACAACGCTTTATAGATCGTGGTTGGATGGGATTAGGAGAACACCAATCTTTATCTCCAGATAAAGTTGAAAAGATTGTGAAAATGGCATACTAA
- a CDS encoding NADP-dependent oxidoreductase, with the protein MRKTILLNNRPVGKPTISNFEFVNEDTELTISEGEILLEAAYVSVDPYLRGRMSDAKSYVPPFELHKPVQSGVVAKVVASKNEKFTVGDYVSGMLNWSTQQVSNGEGLNKIDATKAPLSAYLGVLGMTGLTAYLGLTQIGKPVAGETIVVSGAAGAVGSVVGQIAKILGLHVIGIAGTDEKIDMLKNKFGFDAGINYNTSTDINADLKKLAPNGVDIYFDNVGGPISDAVLFNINRFARIIICGAISVYNETELPTSLSVQPFLVKNSALMQGFIVSNYADKFPEAMQHLAGWLAEGKLKYTETIVEGFDNIPNAFIDLFEGKNKGKMIVKI; encoded by the coding sequence ATGAGAAAGACTATTTTATTAAATAATAGACCAGTAGGAAAACCAACAATTTCCAATTTTGAATTTGTTAATGAAGACACGGAACTTACAATTTCTGAAGGAGAAATTCTTTTAGAAGCTGCTTACGTATCTGTAGATCCCTATTTAAGAGGAAGAATGAGCGATGCAAAGTCTTACGTTCCTCCTTTCGAGTTACATAAACCAGTACAATCTGGTGTTGTTGCAAAAGTAGTAGCTTCTAAAAACGAAAAATTTACAGTAGGTGATTATGTCTCTGGTATGTTAAACTGGTCTACACAGCAAGTATCTAACGGAGAAGGTTTAAATAAAATAGATGCTACCAAAGCACCATTAAGTGCATACTTAGGTGTTTTAGGAATGACAGGACTAACTGCTTATTTAGGTTTAACGCAAATTGGTAAACCTGTAGCGGGAGAAACTATTGTGGTTTCTGGAGCTGCTGGGGCTGTTGGTAGTGTTGTTGGACAAATAGCCAAAATTTTAGGACTTCATGTTATAGGAATTGCGGGAACCGATGAGAAAATTGATATGCTAAAAAATAAATTTGGCTTTGATGCAGGAATTAATTACAATACGAGTACAGATATTAATGCCGACCTTAAAAAACTCGCTCCAAATGGTGTAGATATTTATTTCGATAATGTTGGTGGACCGATTTCTGATGCTGTGTTGTTTAATATCAACCGTTTTGCAAGAATTATAATCTGTGGTGCAATTTCTGTTTATAATGAAACAGAATTACCCACAAGCCTAAGTGTACAACCATTCCTAGTTAAAAACAGTGCTTTAATGCAAGGGTTTATCGTATCTAATTATGCGGATAAATTCCCTGAAGCCATGCAACATTTAGCAGGTTGGTTAGCAGAAGGAAAATTAAAATATACCGAAACTATTGTAGAAGGTTTTGATAATATTCCAAATGCTTTTATCGATTTATTTGAAGGAAAGAACAAAGGAAAAATGATTGTTAAAATTTAG
- a CDS encoding NAD(P)H-dependent oxidoreductase: protein MELLDKLKWRYAAKAMNGKKVAEDKIERILEAARLAPTSSGLQPFEIFVIKNQEVKEKIKPIAWNQSVITDCSHLLVFAAWDTYTEARINHMFDLTNEIRGFENEGWENYRQMLLGMYPQKDAEENFNHAARQAYIAFTEALTAAAFEGVDATPLEGFDPAAVDEILGLREKGLRSAVMLPIGYRKEDADWLVNLVKVRKPMEELVTVIE, encoded by the coding sequence ATGGAATTATTAGATAAATTAAAGTGGAGATACGCAGCAAAAGCAATGAATGGAAAAAAAGTAGCTGAAGATAAAATAGAACGTATTTTAGAAGCTGCTCGTTTAGCACCAACGTCAAGCGGATTACAACCTTTCGAGATTTTTGTAATTAAAAATCAAGAAGTGAAAGAAAAAATTAAACCAATTGCTTGGAACCAATCTGTAATTACAGACTGTTCTCATCTTTTAGTATTTGCAGCTTGGGACACTTATACGGAAGCCCGTATAAACCATATGTTTGATTTAACAAATGAAATTCGCGGATTTGAAAATGAAGGTTGGGAAAACTACCGTCAGATGTTATTAGGGATGTATCCTCAAAAAGACGCCGAAGAAAACTTTAACCACGCTGCAAGACAAGCATACATTGCTTTTACGGAAGCATTAACTGCCGCTGCTTTTGAAGGGGTTGACGCAACTCCATTAGAAGGTTTTGATCCTGCTGCTGTAGATGAAATTTTAGGCTTACGTGAAAAAGGTTTACGTAGTGCTGTAATGCTACCTATTGGTTATAGAAAAGAAGATGCAGATTGGTTAGTAAACTTAGTTAAGGTTAGAAAACCTATGGAAGAATTAGTAACTGTAATTGAATAA
- a CDS encoding NAD(P)H-binding protein: MKKTAIILGASGLTGNILLQKLIADNTYKSIKLFSRSKMEGLPSEVTQFIGDLLKLEQFKSDFTADEVYCCIGTTKAKTPDKEVYKQIDYGIPVAAAKLAKENNIPTFLVVSALGANAKSPVFYNKTKGEMERDVQKQNIKNTFIFRPSLIGGKREERRTLEKIGLAIFKVIQPLFIGKLKQYKITEPEDIAQAMINLANSTSHAEVIITSNDIKRITKNT, translated from the coding sequence ATGAAAAAAACAGCAATTATTTTAGGTGCTTCCGGATTAACAGGAAATATTTTACTTCAAAAATTAATAGCCGACAATACGTATAAAAGTATCAAGTTGTTTTCGCGTTCTAAAATGGAAGGTTTACCCTCTGAAGTCACTCAATTTATTGGTGATTTATTAAAACTAGAGCAATTTAAATCCGATTTTACAGCAGACGAAGTTTACTGTTGTATTGGCACAACGAAAGCAAAAACACCAGATAAAGAAGTTTATAAACAAATAGATTATGGTATTCCTGTTGCTGCGGCAAAGCTTGCTAAAGAAAATAATATTCCAACTTTTTTAGTGGTTTCCGCATTAGGAGCAAATGCAAAAAGTCCAGTGTTTTACAATAAAACAAAAGGAGAAATGGAACGTGATGTTCAAAAACAAAACATCAAAAACACCTTCATTTTTAGACCTTCATTAATTGGAGGAAAACGTGAAGAAAGAAGAACACTTGAAAAAATTGGATTAGCCATTTTTAAAGTGATTCAACCTTTATTTATAGGAAAACTGAAGCAATACAAAATAACAGAACCTGAAGATATTGCTCAGGCAATGATAAACTTAGCCAATAGTACAAGTCATGCCGAAGTTATTATTACTTCAAACGATATTAAAAGAATAACAAAAAATACATAA
- a CDS encoding TetR/AcrR family transcriptional regulator, with amino-acid sequence MAKLQKSIDKRNALVKATIELVNNNGFHATPMSKIAKMANVSPATIYLYFENKQDLVNQTYIEVKAEYTNYAFAEFNTNLSVEAGFEHIWKRIADFKLKECEHAIFLAQCDNTPMIDEVSRQEGIKHLQPLLDLWARGKKEGIIKPLSDYLLYAYSINPLSFLMNIQKRGAFQLDKTHLEEAYQSAWSSIKVCQ; translated from the coding sequence ATGGCAAAACTTCAGAAAAGTATAGATAAACGCAATGCATTGGTTAAGGCAACTATCGAGTTGGTTAACAACAATGGTTTTCATGCTACACCAATGAGTAAAATTGCCAAAATGGCTAACGTTTCTCCTGCTACAATTTATTTGTATTTTGAAAATAAGCAGGATTTAGTTAACCAAACGTATATAGAAGTAAAAGCAGAATATACAAACTATGCTTTCGCGGAATTTAATACCAACCTATCTGTTGAAGCTGGTTTTGAACACATTTGGAAACGTATTGCAGATTTTAAATTAAAGGAATGTGAACACGCTATTTTTTTAGCACAATGTGATAATACACCAATGATTGATGAAGTAAGCAGACAGGAAGGAATCAAACACCTACAACCACTACTCGATCTTTGGGCTCGTGGTAAAAAAGAAGGCATTATTAAACCATTATCCGATTATTTATTATATGCCTATTCTATAAATCCGTTATCATTTTTAATGAATATCCAAAAACGTGGTGCATTTCAATTAGATAAAACCCATTTAGAAGAAGCCTATCAATCTGCTTGGAGCAGTATAAAAGTATGTCAATAA